Proteins encoded by one window of Helicobacteraceae bacterium:
- a CDS encoding methyl-accepting chemotaxis protein produces TAMINKIQASANEAVEEMDKVVRQVEQGQRLTQEAGDKMHIISDQAQKVSSAIDEISNALKEQSVASQDIAKNVENIAQMTDKNNESADSAAKGANKLTQLSKEVCSTLSQFKVRQQYTATPRKKTVAT; encoded by the coding sequence TACCGCTATGATCAATAAGATTCAGGCTTCGGCTAACGAAGCGGTAGAGGAGATGGATAAGGTGGTGAGGCAGGTCGAGCAGGGGCAAAGGCTTACTCAAGAGGCGGGCGATAAGATGCACATAATTAGCGATCAAGCGCAAAAGGTATCAAGCGCTATCGACGAGATCTCCAACGCGCTCAAAGAGCAAAGCGTGGCAAGCCAAGACATAGCTAAAAACGTGGAAAATATAGCGCAGATGACGGATAAAAATAACGAGTCGGCGGACAGCGCCGCAAAAGGCGCAAATAAACTTACGCAACTTAGTAAAGAGGTTTGCTCTACGCTTTCACAATTTAAGGTTCGCCAACAATATACGGCTACGCCGCGTAAAAAGACGGTCGCGACGTAA